In the Helianthus annuus cultivar XRQ/B chromosome 11, HanXRQr2.0-SUNRISE, whole genome shotgun sequence genome, one interval contains:
- the LOC110890107 gene encoding protein SLOW WALKER 1: MAINDKQTFTIKPKLKPTTKKSSSTPEQKYWKSFKSKEPQPLISSITSLAFSPTSPHDFAATHSATVTIFSSQTLQPKSTISAFKDTATSGCFRSDGLLLAAGSLSGLIQIFDVKKRAPLRKLSGHTRPVHFVTYPRVDKLHLFSGGDDSVVKYWEVWSGTHRSFTGHKDYVRCGDGSPVNDHMFVSGSYDHTVKFWDVRESSNSSALVLSVDHGAPVEDVVYLPSGGLVASAGGNSVKIWDVIGGGKLLHSMECHNKTVTKLCVAKIGDDGRNGDFGNQFRIMSVSLDGYLKVFDYSRLKVTSSIRYPKSLMSVAFSPDGSTRVVGSSNGDLYAGKRKTSENAESVKSEWGKYVGFGAIDEPEKRVLRPSYFRYFHRGQSEKPSKGDYIITRPKKVKLAEHDKLLKKFHHKEALVAALTAKNPENVVAVMEELVSRKKLLKCVSNLGTDELGLLLSFLQKYSTMPRYANVLIVLAKKVVENRVEDISGSEELKGYVRNLKRSVAEEIRIQESLQEIQGMISPLLKIAGRR, translated from the coding sequence ATGGCGATCAATGACAAGCAAACCTTCACCATTAAACCAAAACTCAAACCCACCACCAAAAAATCATCATCAACCCCAGAACAAAAGTACTGGAAATCATTCAAATCCAAAGAACCGCAACCCCTAATCTCCTCCATAACTTCACTCGCATTCTCCCCAACTTCTCCACACGATTTCGCCGCCACCCACTCCGCCACCGTCACTATCTTCTCCTCCCAAACCCTCCAACCCAAATCCACCATCTCCGCCTTCAAAGACACCGCCACCTCCGGCTGCTTCCGCTCCGACGGCCTCCTCCTTGCCGCCGGCTCTTTATCCGGCCTCATTCAGATATTCGATGTCAAGAAACGCGCCCCTCTCCGGAAACTCTCCGGCCACACCCGTCCGGTACATTTTGTTACGTATCCGCGTGTAGATAAGTTGCACTTGTTTTCGGGTGGGGATGATTCTGTTGTAAAGTATTGGGAGGTTTGGTCGGGTACTCATCGTAGTTTCACCGGGCATAAGGATTATGTCCGGTGTGGCGATGGATCACCTGTTAATGATCACATGTTTGTTTCGGGTTCGTATGACCACACGGTTAAGTTTTGGGATGTGAGGGAATCGAGTAATAGTTCAGCTTTGGTTTTGAGTGTGGATCATGGGGCTCCGGTTGAGGATGTGGTATACTTGCCGTCGGGTGGGTTGGTTGCGAGTGCGGGTGGGAATTCGGTGAAGATTTGGGATGTGATTGGGGGCGGGAAGTTGTTGCATTCGATGGAGTGTCATAATAAGACGGTGACGAAACTCTGTGTCGCGAAAATTGGGGACGATGGCCGTAATGGGGATTTTGGTAATCAGTTTCGGATTATGAGTGTTTCGTTGGATGGGTATTTGAAAGTGTTTGATTACTCGAGGTTGAAGGTTACCAGTTCCATAAGGTACCCGAAATCATTGATGTCGGTTGCGTTTTCGCCGGATGGTTCTACTAGGGTTGTTGGTAGTTCGAACGGGGATTTATACGCAGGGAAGCGAAAAACGAGTGAAAATGCGGAATCGGTGAAATCTGAGTGGGGGAAATACGTTGGGTTTGGAGCGATAGATGAGCCCGAGAAGAGGGTGTTAAGGCCTTCGTATTTTCGTTACTTTCATCGTGGGCAAAGCGAGAAGCCTTCGAAAGGGGATTACATAATCACAAGACCGAAAAAGGTGAAGCTAGCGGAACACGATAAGCTATTGAAGAAGTTTCATCACAAAGAGGCTTTGGTGGCTGCATTGACGGCGAAAAACCCCGAAAACGTAGTGGCGGTGATGGAGGAATTGGTGTCAAGAAAGAAGCTCTTGAAGTGCGTGTCGAATTTGGGAACGGATGAGCTCGGTTTGCTGTTGAGTTTCTTACAGAAGTACTCCACAATGCCGCGATATGCAAATGTGTTGATTGTTTTAGCGAAGAAAGTTGTGGAAAACCGAGTTGAGGATATTAGTGGTTCGGAGGAATTAAAAGGGTATGTTCGGAATCTTAAGAGGTCAGTCGCTGAGGAGATAAGGATTCAAGAATCTTTGCAGGAAATACAAGGTATGATCTCTCCTTTACTGAAGATTGCGGGGAGAAGATGA